From the genome of Anopheles moucheti chromosome 3, idAnoMoucSN_F20_07, whole genome shotgun sequence, one region includes:
- the LOC128304990 gene encoding myoglobin-like: MDSTGLSASEKITLFSAWGLIRKDLDVHGRNMLLLLFHKYPHYVSYFDFTDDPTAQSLVDNKSLFAQSIHVIKAFGSLIEYGLKDPALFNETLKKITRQHEQRNVYSKDVLIIGEVLLDYIAQVLGRQVSDSLPDAFRKLFATIASRFPPIPDIDDDVNDANVTKT; encoded by the exons ATGGATTCGACTGGACTGTCTGCCTCGGAGAAAATTACCCTCTTCAGTGCGTGGGGCTTAATTCGCAAGGATTTAGACGTGCATGGGCGaaatatgctgctgct ATTGTTTCACAAGTATCCACACTACGTTTCGTACTTCGATTTTACCGACGATCCGACCGCCCAATCGCTCGTGGACAATAAATCTCTTTTCGCCCAATCGATACACGTCATCAAAGCGTTCGGATCGCTCATCGAGTATGGTCTCAAGGATCCGGCCCTGTTTAATGAGACGCTGAAAAAGATTACGCGCCAGCACGAGCAACGCAATGTCTACTCCAAGGATGTTCTAATCATCGGAGAAGTTTTGCTGGACTATATCGCCCAGGTGCTCGGACGTCAAGTGTCCGATTCGTTGCCCGATGCTTTCCGGAAGCTGTTTGCAACTATCGCTAGCAGGTTCCCTCCAATACCGGACATCGATGATGACGTAAATGATGCGAACGTTACGAAAACTTAA